Sequence from the Microplitis demolitor isolate Queensland-Clemson2020A chromosome 7, iyMicDemo2.1a, whole genome shotgun sequence genome:
ACCCTGCTGGTAGTTGGCCAATGTCTAAAAGGCGCTACCAGCTTCGTGTGTATTCACACTCCAGCATCATGCTCACTGTCTCGAATTCCTGGAACAACGACAGatgtttattcattaatattatttattgctacCATTATTCTTACAACTACTACaactattattgttgttattattgtttgttaCAAGcggtatatttattaatatacatatgaaTTTAGTACCGGCTTATTATCAATGTTTAGTTTGATAAGATATCGTTATGGGTATTTACATCTGATTAATTGTTATGAATCCTTATGAGGATTATCTTACATTTCCCAGAGCAGGCCAGACACGAGGTATAtctacgataaaataattatgcataTTTATATAGCTTAGCACTCATTAATCTCATCTCAGTCAGACGATATACTTTTTCCACCTCGAGATTATACactagtttttatttaaatatttatttttacaactccgtttatatttatactcttttttttcaaactactCATAAAGATACACGTGCTAATTAAAgcagtaattatttacagaTCAGTTGTCTCTTTCATACAAAAATAGAGTGCAACTACTGtgctgaaattaaaaataaacatttcatTCATATTTAGTTACAACCGTTTCATTACAGGGTACATATCATCGTCATTAGCAAACCTGCcgactaaaaattattcacaaaattgttttttttttaattttctatcagCAATTTATGTCATCGTATACAAGAGCGATACATTTcagcatttaaaaattcaaaaaatgatttttttgcctctaaaaaaaatttatcccaagaattttcaattttatttgaaaaattaaaaataattcaacttttttgtgataaaaaaaaatttgtgtaaaatcTAATGGTACTGAAATTAGccgtctgataatttttgaactttttttgaaaaccataaattaaaacaaaaaatatttcagaaaattgcacctgtagttttttaaattttctacatgtgcatatttttagttttttttttttttttttaataaattgtcgaaacaaaatccgaaaattgttaattgtctgctaacttcagaatcataaaatttaatgaatttaaaaattttttatgtaaagataaaatttaaaaatggagtAGGAAAGTTTTTGAGTGAAGACTGAAGTTGAAAATCTTCACTggcaaaaaaatatgtatattactccgataaagttaaatttttattcctatttaattgaataaagaTCCGAGtgtttaaatatctataaaatatcTTGATAACAAGAGTAGCCTAATTATTTACCGAGTTAATGATTAAAGAAACCAATTGACTGATTCTTTAATTAGCCAGCTCGAGTCTGACTCTCGAGGAACCAACAGTCATCTCtcactcataaatttattactcttgttattataaacaataataataaaaaggagtaaaaaaaatataaaaaaatatatatacatatatataaacgttGAGAGATGGTTCAAGTATCGAGCGTACAAACAAAGACCATATAAAGCATTCAAATAGAATAATGAAGTCTCAATGTTTTCAAGTAGTACTTGAATCCCCGACGACGTTGTTTTTACAACAATAAACTGTAGGAGCAGTGGCATAAGCAGTAGCAGCAGCACCAGCACCACCAGCAGGAATATAAGTATAAGCATAAGCATAAGCAGGAGTAGGAGCATGAGCACCACCAGGAGCAGGCATCCCTTTAGCCCATCGACATTTCAGCtcgtaaattaataatgactAATGAGGAATGCACAAGAGATGGCTGCAGTGCTATGACAAACGGGCCCAGGTGGCACTCTCCCCACGACAGCTACTACACTACGACTACCATCACATCACCAAAGTATTCACTCTTTCCTCTCATACTCATACTCTTACTCTTACTCTAGAGTACCCTTACATACACACCGCCCTTTGCTATATCGCGCACACTACTGTTCAAATATCTACTTCTACTACCTACCACTctaccaatatatatatatatatatatatatatgtggtgGTACATTACAGCGATGTATGGTGTATAGGGAGAAAGCGCGGGGGGATGAGAGGAAAAGAGGGAGAGAAACGTAGGCGCACTTGACAGCTAAGGCCACTGTCTTCGCACAAAGGCAAGGCTATCGTCCCCCCTGTGTATCATCATCAATTTTCTCTtccgacaattttattccaaaaaaaaaaaaaaaatacctaaaAAAAACCTCCGTACAATGCACCcgatctgaaaaaaaaaatcttgaaactGATATATCCGATTGCCGGAAAAACTgataatgatgaaatttcggAGCTCACTAATggtcttttttaaaaatttttttttttttcaagtaagtGACTGGGTACCTTGGTCTGCACGCGGTgcagtattttgttattagccagcatacatttaaatatatatattttatcagcgAGTTACCTTATTCGATAGAGAACACACGGGGACATTGTAGTATTGTTAAATTCAAGGATCAAGGATTCACTAGATCGGGAGAAACAGCAGTCTTGAGCATGATGAGGATGGTGTGCACACATTAATCTTATTCGATCGTCGCCCAGGTCGTTGAGCTCGCGACACacaataaacaatatattatatcaaattatatatCCACTCACTGTTTTactatatgtatgtatatatctatatatatatgtgtgttgTAGAtaggtatatatttaaacactGGTTgtttatatacttaataaatatccACATGTACACGCACTGATTATTGTTGAGTAATCCGATGGTTTATTTTAGACGAAACGTTCACAGTTGTGACGTATCGAGTATGTCAATTACAATAACACTAAGCGGGATACCGTCGGGGTCGGCCGCCATTAAAATTCGACGGACACGGGTTGTACATGGGGGTTGGATACCGTGACTACTACAGCGTGCGCTCCTGTTCCGCCGCCCTCCCCCAAGCTGACGAGCTGAGAGTTATCCTGCTCCCTGTTACACTAGTTCCGTCTCACTTGGACCCACCTATCGGAGCATCGTATTCACTCTGTTTGAATTTCCCGCTGCACCGACGCCCTCTggacgaaaaattttaaactatttcaTGGAAATCGGACTTGGCGGGACTGAGGCGCCATCTGGACAGTTTTCAAACAGCATAGCGTTGGTGACTCAGCAAAACCAGTGAAAATACGACCTAATGCTTGGGATAAATTCCtcggtatatatttatatatatgtataaacttgtttacaaatatatacagggttaaaattatagataatgactgataatttaagtttttattgataattaataaaaatgatattttttttttaaactgaaataATGATAGACAGTTTTTTCTTCCAATAAATTACacgattcaaataaattatttttaaatatgcagAGGAATTTAAagcttatgaatttttttttatttgtaaatttatttgttgaataaaaagaaatgtCTGCTTTCactgcgaaaaaaaaattatgtcaaaTTAAAGGAATTATCCTGCGGAGTGTGAACgtagcagacatgagacagcttttaaatttaaaataaattaattaactaaaaatacgcagtttttaatttttactctactcacattttatttatttattcaaaaatttaaaaatttctatttgtcAATGACAGTCAGTTATATTATTGTGTCATAAAATATTCCGCAAAGAAAAATCTTGAAGTTGTTCCATTGAATTTTGgagtcgaaatttaaaaaaataatataagagtTTTAAATCGCATCAATTATAAAACATcttgtttttaaatgaatgcatgccaatgatttttaaaaacttctacatatttttcttttctttaaaaaaatttcgttggtaagaaatatatgagaggtaatttaaatacacGTAATTGTATtcgcatatatttataattaaaaaacataattggCGCctgaatttgaataaaaggCGGGAAAGATTAAGAATCAATAGAAAGTCAGCTTCACTTTCGAATCGGCAGTCAGCTTCCAAccagaaattaaaattccgCAGTATAATTTATTCCATAGAGCCAATAAAACTAagaattttaagaataaaacctggaaagtatttaaataattacatttaagaaaatatcaaattattatttaatacccACTGGTTCGCGGAAActtgtcaaaaatatttattatacttttgaTGTAAATAATGAAGCCTagatttttgagtaaaaaaaagttttaatgatttaaagaaaagttaatttctaatttaaatttttatttattgttacctGCGCGTAAATTGCGATGAATTAAATGCACCAGAAGCCATTAACAGATACAACCcgtcatcattttttttatcacttgtcaattttttttaagatctaATGGCAATTATTGGCTACTGTTGATTAtcttaaattgtaaattatttgtatttacaGATTATTACCAAAGCAACGAAAGCTGTCAAAATATtaacagtttatttttatttcccttATAGAAATCttgtaatgtaattttaatatttttgttttaaatacaaGTGTACATTTAGCAGTTGCTATAAAATAGATGTAATCAATCCCGCTAATCACTTACTACTTAAggaatttattatcttttttttataattactgatTATTATCGATACGAGAAAATTGATCtttatttccaataaatgTATCGAGGACAAAAGTCTGCGtgatttataagatttttttttaaatttaaattttctttttttaattaattatataaagtaaattattactatacatttcattgtttttaaatgtaagccaaaaaaaaacttatcaatacgagaaaaatttgaaaacaataaattttcaatatttttataaaataaaatggcatCGATTGCCGGGCTCAGCACagtgacaattattattattattatttttaaacaatataaaaaagtaattgaaaaaaaaaaaatcaaaataaaggCCATCAAGAgtcttaatttttagtatccaagcaaattatttatacaagcttattatttttttaattattaatatttatacgtATTAGGTATTCCTCAGATagctttatatttattagccTGCAATTAGGCCTTCAATTACTCTTAACTCTtaactaaaaaagaaaaaaaaatttaacaaaatgcgctgaaaaaaaaacattgcaATCTCCGTATGTGttatcgtttttttaaatccttaattttatataaatatttaagactGTAAAAATCGGTTCTTCTAATCGTACTTCTGGTTCATCTGtcgtcattttattttcatttaattttctgcataaaaattaataataataataattataattaataataataattaatgtagcAATTTGCACACTGTTACAACGCTACCatgtaaaaatgtttgttttattACAGTTGttgcgaaaaaataaaaaaaaaaaaaaaataaatttacgtacACGCACGTTAAGTTTAAAACATAAACACTTAGTCTCCGCGTGACTTACTCCAGCAGTCGTTCTTAGActagtatattaaaaataagacgGTTTATGTTACGCTGCACAAATAATGCAggaaaaaaaactacatggtatttattaattgattaatcgacagattaataaattaataatttatagtcatAAGTATCATTCACTTTTGTTGTCTACTCTTATCAACGTTTatgatttacttttattcaattattccttggattttaatttacgcATACGTACTGATGTTTTTTacgtatattaaatatataactaagtatgtttttttaacgttGCGAGATTGTGGtgacaatttataataaaagtagCATAGAGGGCtagtttttaaagttataataattatttaattattcactgaTGGTTCTGAgtgtagttattttaatttttttttttttttttccatggtgggagttttttttattcttattttttattattttatttttttttttttctttcaatttgcTGCTTGAATGTTAACACAGCAGGGAGAAATTAAGAGGCTGTGATGGAATCCTAGCCCAAGGATGGGAAGTCGTGCTCATCATCGACCTTGGGAGCGTTTTGGGGACGTCCACGTGGTGATCTTTGTTCGACTGATGGAGCTGGAGCCTTGATGACGtcctaaataaaatataaatcaataaataattgctcCAAGATAAAGAAATTACTTAATTTCaacttgcaaaaaaaattcttacagCAGCGCGAGTATCATCTCTGGTAATTCCACCGCGATTACCACCGAAGCCGCGTCCATTCATGCGGTCACCGCGACCACGTCCACCACGACCACCGCGTCCTCCAGCGCCACGCCGAGAGTCACTGAACTGAATCTCAATGTCGTAGACGCGCTTTTGTCTGCCAACGCGTTGCGGATACTCGGCAGCGGCGTCATAATCGTCCTCATCTTCTTCATCTTCCTCGGCGCCTTCCTTCTTCTTTTCCAAGGCGTACATTTTTTTCCAGCGAGTCAAATCCTCACCTTCACCGGCCTTACGCAAATTGTAAGTCGGCTTGGCACGAGTACCGCGCAATGCCTTCCATTCATCGTATGTCAGTTCTTTCGTTTCTTCCTCAGCGGGTTTTTCTTCAGCAGATACATCGCCAGCAGTTGCTGGAGCTTCTGTTGAGTCCTTGGGCTCCGTTGAAGCTGCTGGTGCTTCTTCGGGTTTGTCCAAATTACCCCAGTCTTCATTGTTTTCCGGGTTAAGACTTTCcctattattaaaagttatttttaattctatgtTGATAAATGTCGAGCCGATTATCTCAAGTCGTTATGACtaatgagataaatttttaataaacaataaagataataaaaaaattatataaaaataacaataaactcACGCAATGTCATCGTTGTGAGTTCCCCAGTTGTGGCTGCCAGCGCCGTCTTTCTTGTCAACTGGTTTAACTCCGCTGTAAGCATGTCTGATATCATTAATACGGTAcaaataaattgcaaaaaattataacataaaataataacttaattaatgcgttacaaaaactttaattacaGCGCTTACCTTTGTTGCCTTTATGTCcagacataaaataaaaattaatttaatttaaaaaattatactatttttaaaataccttacagacaattttttatgacgcccattaaatttaattataattaactaattctaattaataatgagGTAAAAGatctagtacccgatcagggaactagtactcgatcactccatgtatttATGGATCTATATTTggtaaaatttagtatattaaatatataaatatgtaagtgatcgggtactgagTCTGTTAccttgattataaatttaaaaaatgtaaataattagaacATACGTTTTATCAGAACCAGATTGACGATCGAATTCCCGTTTGCCGCGACTGTCAAAACCACTACGTGGTCCTCTTGGTCCACCGCGTCCACCACGTGGGCCTAAGCCGCCGCCTCGCGGACCACCACGTGCAGGTCTTCGGTCGCCAAAGTCGCCGCGTGGGCCGTCAGTTGAGTTCCGGTAGTCCCGGTTTTCTCGGCCCTCGCTGTCAACAAACAAACAATCAttagattaaaatatttttcccacTTATCTCTATCTTTTATCTTTACCACAGacttggaaatttaaatataattttatcagtagatcgcaataaaattaaaatctcaagACTTATtgatgagtaataaaaaaaaattacccagGAGGTCCCCGTCTGTATTCTCCCTGATTACGAGGAGGACGATCACCATCTTCACGGTTACGTCTGTTGTTATGATCCTCGCGTGATTCGCCGGAGAACTTTACGTTGCGATCACCGCCGCCTGAACGTTGCTGAGCtggttttttttcaactaaataaaaaaatatttttaaatcattaattactttactaattaccaaagtaattaaatgtttaaatcaCAAACTACGTCttatattaaagtttatttttcattaaaaaaaaaaaaaaaaaatatttattgaagcaaaaaatatataaactataaatatttaccaacTAGacagtaaaagtaaaagtataaattactaaaactaAATAGTAAAACACAGTGGGAGGTAAGGTGATAGTTGTATTTTTATCATGCCTCATGGCGGACATGTTGGCTAGACCGACGAACAAGCACAtggaatttcaaattatttctacCGCCCAGCTGTTCTTCAATTTCAATGTCTCCATTGCATatcaaaaataacaaactatTTTTCTGCTCGCATTTTCTCgaagtttcaaatttaaataaaaaaaaaaaacctatgaaaaataattttcaaagtaaaaaaaaaaatgctaccGTATATGGTAGGTCATGATGAATTgcaagatttaaaaaaagaggAAAACTATGAGctcaagtaataattaatttaattataattattattaaataaaaaaggaataaAAGTGAAGAAGCTTCGGTCTGATAAAATTAGCGGCCCGCACGCCGGTAGATGTTCAGATAACCCATGAAAACGCGCCAAagattaatgattttttttctgtttgtcatcagtgattaaataaactgacgataaataaaaaagttttaaatatttaaattgtaggGAGCTGGTATTTTAGTGGTGAAAATTCAGAGAATGGAGATATCGAGGGAGAATAATCGGCTGAATGAACACGAGGTCCATGGTCGGCCATAGTGGCAAACACGAGGTCAAGTGATTCATAGTCAGcttagattaaaaataatgttactAACCTTGATCCTTTTTGAGTTCCTGAGCAGGTTTGACTTGCTGCTGCTGTGCTTCCTTGATAACACGACTCTTTTGTGGTTTAACACCAGGAGTTTTGGCTGGTGCCTCAGGTTGCTTACTTTTGTTCTCCTTTTCTGAtagcttttcttttttcttagcTTCCTTCTCTTGTTCGCGAACTTTCAGTAGCTCCAAAGGATCCTCATCTTCGTCCAGGGCTAACGAGAACTTGTTAGTTACAGTGATGCTGTACTCCATGGCGATATTTATCCTCTTTTTGACGAGGATTATGCAAATAATTATCGGCTACTCTTGAGCCCTTGTGTAACAGAtacattcaatttttcaatatggCTGAGACGAGAATTTCGTGTCTACCACGAGGTCTGTGCTGGGCTTGGGGAGGGACCGCATTCTTGTCTCAAACCCAGACTCTCTCTGCCCCCtccactttttatttttatcacttaaTTATAACATCTGATCagtcaaataaatcaattaaattatttatatatttatcacgcaaattttatcactaaataaaatattgtttattattaattcagtTAAATTACCAGCAATCGTTTGTTGATAATCAGCCGGGTTTCCATGAAAAAACGCGGCCAACTTTTCaactatttttgaattttaaataacagcGTTTTcgatacttttaattaattactgttaccatttatttatttgaattttattcatttattaacaaaaattatttattttacgtaAAATTAGATCCtaatgttttgaaaattaccgGCGCGCCACTCGGGCGTCGCGCGAACTAAACAgcgggaaaattcaaataaataaaatgtcatcactcaaaaatacattactattaatcttataaatttatttataattaaaaatacatatttttttccttgagtacttaataaatgtaatttaaattataaattagttatATGCTAAAGAGTACAGTCATTGTCTCCAGTAATTTGATCCTCCATAAGTTGTTTAAATTTCAGCTGTCAAAGAATCAATAAATCAGATGACCTAAGATCtgcaaacaaataattaattattattaattaataaaaataatatacattttataattattactacttaCTCGTCATAGCTGTAGCGACGACTTCCATTACCTAGTGAAAAATTCACGTAATTAACCGAAAGATTATCAGACGCACGAGAACTATAAATTTGGATATCGGCCGGAcgatttaaatcatttttctgtGACCGCTGACGGTTTCTCTTActctgttttaaaattttattgctccCAGAGTTGGATTTATTCAATGGCTGGTTCACTGAATTTCCTCCttgattattcattttaaaccGCCTAAATTTAATGACAACAAATTCCCATTATTTATTCcactaatttaaaatagttaatttaaaaattcaaaattgtcagtacttacttttatttattattacaaaaaaaaaaaagcaactttattatttacgttttaacTTGAATCTAATGGCTGATGTCAATCAGATATTGGTCGGCGAATAAAGCGATCGTTTCATGAAAAtggcgaataaataaatttattttatttgaaatttatttaaatattttttataaaataacaattgtatttttaattaataattaaattttattatttttctcatgtAATTAGGGTTAATAATAatcgcagttttttttttacaaatccggcctaaataaaattagcgaCGCGTCTTTACttgttgagtaaaaaaaaaaaaaagcagcgGCATTGTAGCTAACAGACACAATCAAGCAGCTGAAGCGCTGAAGCTATGGCCCGATCCGGGGCCGGGGATTTAGTGAGAGCAAGAGAGAGGGAACCTGCCGGGTGTATTATTTTTTGGCGGTTTGAATCAGTTGCACGCGGCGGCAGTGGCGATTAAACATACGCGAAGTAAGGTGGCGCGCTTGCGTTCTTACTCGTGTAACAGCAACACGAGTGtgtattaaaatacaatagagtaagagtaagagtacaattaaaatagtaaactaacaaaaaaatattccataagcttatcaatgataaataaaataaaagggtcatttattaaaataataattattaaaaacagttAATAACTTGCGTGCgatcaacaataataataaataagagtttattttataaactagtGAGATAAAATAGCGTAGCTGTAGGGATGGAGATGCATACGCCACAACGGGACACACGTTCATCAGCCGACGCGATGATGCCGAGAAGCCCCTCGATGTGCGATACCATGTTTTACCCCTGGAATTGGGGCGAGGAAGCAAGAAATGTTAACCTCAGTCCAGGAAGTTCGTGTTCCTCCCCGGAGTATCGGGATCATCATCACCACGGCGGTGTCGGCGGATCCATAAAAGCCGGCGTCGCACCTGGCAATAGATCTGCCAGTGAAAGTCATCGACGAGGTAGACCTCGTGCCGATGCTCTGACGAATCTCATGATGCAGGGCAGCACGTCGCCAAGCAGCATCAAGTGTACCTTCTGCAACCGGGTCTTTCCGCGTGAAAAAAGTCTCCAAGCTCATCTGCGCACTCATactggtaaatatttttagtaaataacaatagtaaaacaATTGAAGGTGATTGTTTGTGTTTGCATCCACGCACCATACACTTTCAGATATTTATCAATGAGTTTTTGTGTATTTATGGGTTTTACTGATGGATTTATCATTTAGAATAgctatgttaattattatgaagGATTTAAATCGTGGATTTTGCTAAATTGGGCCATGATTTATTGTCATTTGTGTTAATAATATGTATGAGTTATGATTGTAACGGTTACGCGTGAGCACGCGTCCCGCCAAGCCAACCGCCATCACGCgctttaaattgttaaatggCTACTCTCACTTTACTCAACTCACAACAGACTTAACTCTTCATTCTGTACTGGTTTCTTTGTGTACAGCTGAGAACCCTACACCGCTATAGTAGCGTATAGTAGTGAGGacgtagtaaaatttttaccgaTTCAAACATGTGTGCTTACGATAACATCACTTTTGTCTTTCctgcttttatttatttgttatatttattatctaaatatatatagatacgtATATTTCgaatgataattaatgaattcattaatttttattcttgtttatttatcaatttaatatttgaattttttttacaggggAAAGACCGTACCCGTGTGATTACCCGGGATGTACGAAAGCATTTACGCAGTCAGGGCAACTAAAAACGCACCAGCGATTACACACTGGGGAAAAACCTTTTTTATGCACGGGGCCTGGATGTGAGATGAGATTCACGCATGCAAATCGTCACTGTCCGGACCATCCGTATGCGACACTTACGCGTTCTGATGATTTTGTACTGAAACCTGTATCCGGTAACACGGAACTGCCGCATGACGTTACGAGGTGGCTGGAGAGATACAAAATGGCACGAGACCGAGAAGACCGGACACCCACGGGGAAAGACCGCAAGAAAAAATCGTGGAAGAGTTGCTCTGATTACAAAAGATTGAAGTCAAGGAAGGGATTGATGATGGACGCGGGCGAGCAGGAAAACAGAGACTGCAAGTCGCCGAATCAGAGGATTTACTGCAGTGAGAGTCAGGACAGTCAGGAAGAGAGTCAGGATGATGAGGCTGCTGAAATCTGTGTTCTTAATCACTCGGAAGACGAAGAGTCAGCGACCACCACCGCAACAAAACTATCAGTTACTCCAGTGCGCCCTATGTTCGATAGACTGCAGCCGAAGAAACGGTGGCTACGTGAAGCTTGCCGTGAACAGCTCGCGAGACCTCTCGAGTGGGACTCACAGCCCAAGAAATTAATTGTCGACGAAAGTGAAACGCGCATTGAAACAACTCCGCCAGCTCCAGCGAGAAATGTCTCTTGCATCCGTAATTTGAGCGAAGAGGTGGCTTTTCATTCTCTTGCGCCTGATAAAAATTGTGATGATGAACTTGCCAATGAGAAAGATCCATTCGAGAGACCTCCATGGCAATCGATGTCACCCAAAGCTAGATCAGACAGAGTTGGGATAAATGTTGCTAAGGAACTGGTGTTCGATGACACTCAGGAGCCTCAAAATCACTGGAACCATCACTCATCTATTCAATCTATTAATAGTAACAAAGTGCCATTGTCCAATGAGCTCTGCTGCAGCAGCTTAGCTGATGATTTATCAgacagaaataatttaaacgcaACAGATTTATCGTGGAGCCGTGATACCAGTCGTGATCTTCAATGTAGTCTagcaaacaataatttaaatgatattaatttaagtgcTACTGATTTATCCTGGAGTAGTAGGGATACCAGCCGTGATCTTCAATGTAGTTTagctgataataatttaattaaaattaatgataatcaaAGTGCTACCGATTTATCACTGTCATGGAGCAGAGATACTTTGCGTGATAATTCTCAGGGTTACGATCAACTGTCTCGTTTACCTCAGCCAATCAGACCCGATGACGATCTCACCAAAACAACTAGATCGGACAACGGAACCAGACCAACTGTGTTGATGCTCGCTGGCAGCCTTTCTCATCAAGATTCTCGTGGTATCGTTCAAAGAGtcaactataataataatattaataacattgGGGTTGAAAAATTGCCAGTAAAGCAAAACGATGGAGTTACAAAAGCACCTGAAGACAATAAAAAGTGGATGGGCGCCCTTGCATTGATGGAACTCGCCACGACTCAAGAAGAAGCTGCCAGGGCAAAAGCCATCGGGTCTATTGACACCAGAGAATTGATGGCAGTACACTCTGACTTTAAGTATACTCAACTTTAGACTGTGATTTACGTAACTAAGCTCATTATTTGATACATTGATAAGCAAGGTTGatatatgttattattattataaatatatatatatatattttttttttcatccattGTCTTGTTAATcgtgtttaaatttatgttactTCCAAAGAGTGATTGATTA
This genomic interval carries:
- the LOC103574622 gene encoding uncharacterized protein LOC103574622, with protein sequence MEMHTPQRDTRSSADAMMPRSPSMCDTMFYPWNWGEEARNVNLSPGSSCSSPEYRDHHHHGGVGGSIKAGVAPGNRSASESHRRGRPRADALTNLMMQGSTSPSSIKCTFCNRVFPREKSLQAHLRTHTGERPYPCDYPGCTKAFTQSGQLKTHQRLHTGEKPFLCTGPGCEMRFTHANRHCPDHPYATLTRSDDFVLKPVSGNTELPHDVTRWLERYKMARDREDRTPTGKDRKKKSWKSCSDYKRLKSRKGLMMDAGEQENRDCKSPNQRIYCSESQDSQEESQDDEAAEICVLNHSEDEESATTTATKLSVTPVRPMFDRLQPKKRWLREACREQLARPLEWDSQPKKLIVDESETRIETTPPAPARNVSCIRNLSEEVAFHSLAPDKNCDDELANEKDPFERPPWQSMSPKARSDRVGINVAKELVFDDTQEPQNHWNHHSSIQSINSNKVPLSNELCCSSLADDLSDRNNLNATDLSWSRDTSRDLQCSLANNNLNDINLSATDLSWSSRDTSRDLQCSLADNNLIKINDNQSATDLSLSWSRDTLRDNSQGYDQLSRLPQPIRPDDDLTKTTRSDNGTRPTVLMLAGSLSHQDSRGIVQRVNYNNNINNIGVEKLPVKQNDGVTKAPEDNKKWMGALALMELATTQEEAARAKAIGSIDTRELMAVHSDFKYTQL
- the LOC103574638 gene encoding plasminogen activator inhibitor 1 RNA-binding protein, with product MEYSITVTNKFSLALDEDEDPLELLKVREQEKEAKKKEKLSEKENKSKQPEAPAKTPGVKPQKSRVIKEAQQQQVKPAQELKKDQVEKKPAQQRSGGGDRNVKFSGESREDHNNRRNREDGDRPPRNQGEYRRGPPGEGRENRDYRNSTDGPRGDFGDRRPARGGPRGGGLGPRGGRGGPRGPRSGFDSRGKREFDRQSGSDKTGVKPVDKKDGAGSHNWGTHNDDIAESLNPENNEDWGNLDKPEEAPAASTEPKDSTEAPATAGDVSAEEKPAEEETKELTYDEWKALRGTRAKPTYNLRKAGEGEDLTRWKKMYALEKKKEGAEEDEEDEDDYDAAAEYPQRVGRQKRVYDIEIQFSDSRRGAGGRGGRGGRGRGDRMNGRGFGGNRGGITRDDTRAADVIKAPAPSVEQRSPRGRPQNAPKVDDEHDFPSLG